The Candidatus Nanosynbacter featherlites DNA window CGGTGCGTTGAGCGCTGGTGTGGTGGTGATGTATGGCGGTAGTTTACAGATGGCACTCCTGGCTATGGCGGTCGGCACACTCAGCACGGCTGCCATGCGTCTGTTGTGGCGTTTCGGCGTGTCGGTATTTTTCACACAGATCATCATGTCACTCTGTATCACACTCATCGCCACTGCTGTTGTCTGTGTCAATACCAAGTTTAATTTGGCGTTTAACCCGACATTGATCGTGATCGGTGGAATCGTCCTGCTGGTGGCGGGCATGATGATCGTCGGTGCGTTTCAGGATGCAATTGATGAATATTATGTTACAGCAAACGCCCGACTGTTGCGAGTGCTGATGGCAACCGGTGGTATCGTGGTTGGCGTAGCTATTGGCCTTCATATTGCCACCAGATTGGGTATTAGTTTTCCAACCACCCCAGACCGTTTGACGTTGGTGGATAATTATACGCAGTACATCGGTGCGGCAGTCATCGCTTCAGCATTTGTCATTGGCAATCACGCGCCATTCTTTGGCACTATCTTGGCTGGCATCGTGGGAGCTAGCGGTTGGGGGCTATTTCAGCTGTTGACTGATGCCGGCTGGGATGTATTACTGGCGAGCGGTGCAGCAGCTGCAGCCATCGGTTTGGTGGCAACCTTCATGTCCCGACTGTGGCGCATCCCGTCTTTGGCTATCATCGGCGCGGGTATCGTGCCGCTGGTCCCAGGTTTGTCATTGTACAACGGCTTGATGGGTATCATCAGTCAGGCGCCATCAGACCCAGGCTACGTTGTCGCTTTGGCCAGTTTGGCACGAGCTGTCATGATTGGATTTGCTGTTGCTGTAGGCGCGTCATTTGGTAATGCCATTGGTCGTCCCATTCGCAGTCAAATCAGGAAGCTTTTTGTTGGGATACCGACGACTGCAGAGTAGCAGTTGACGCGTGAACAGCTTGCTGGGCGAATTTGCTAGTCAGATAGAACCATAACGCCCCAAGTCCACCAGCAGCGGCCTCATAGACCACGAACGAAAATTCTCGGTGCACAAATCCTTGAACGCACGCCATGACGGCAGCTACTGACAGCCCTAGCATGATGCTTTTTTGCTGGCGTGTGAACAGACTGGTAGTGAACGGCAGCATGAAGGCATAAAATGCAAAGACGATGATGGACAGGCGTGAAAAGATATAGTGCAGCCCGTGTTGAGTGTCATTAGGGAATATGGCTATAGCCATGCCGCAAAAAGCTATGGTTCGCAGCGCCACCAAACTCAACCTGGCAGTAGCCACTGCCTCAGCCTGCTCCAAAATGTCAGACATCGACTCCGCCAGGCACCACATGATGACTGCCATCATGGCAATGGAAATATTGAATACAAATGAAGATAGCTCGCCGCGCTCACCCAGAGCACTGAAGCTCCAGTTTACCCATTGCGGCTCTGACGTTAAGAACGCCGACAGAGTGATCCCTGCCAAAAAAATCAGCGTCATCCAAACAGTCAACTTTGCGGGCGCAAGCTTCTGGGTTGACAGAATGAATGATTTCATGAATACATTATACCATATGAAAAGCCCCGGCTAGTGACCGGGGCTTTTGGTGATTATTTGTTGCGCTTTTCGATTATCTCTTGAGCAACGTTTGGTGGAACCTCCTCGTACTGAGCCAACTCCATGGTTGACGCAGCGCGACCCTGTGACATCGAACGGATGTCTGAGGTGTAGCCAAACATGTTTGCCAGTGGCACGAAGGCCTTGACCAACTTGGCGCCGCCCATCAAATCTTCCATGGTATCAATGCGACCACGACGTGAGTTCAGGTCACCGATAATGTCGCCCATAAACTCTTCTGGGGTGGTGACTTCAACTTTCATGACTGGTTCAAGCAGAATTGGCGTTGCCTGTTTGATACCTTCGCGGGCTGCCAACGAACCTGCCAATGAGAAGGCCAGCTCTGAGGAGTCAACATCGTGGTATGAACCATCGTACAGGGTTGCTTTGACGTCAACCACTGGATAACCAGCGATAACACCACCTTCCAAGGTTTCACGAATACCCTTCATGACAGCTGGGCGATACTCTTGTGGCACCACACCACCCTTAATTTCGTCAACAAACTCAAAGCCTTTACCAGCCTCGTTTGGCTCAAAGCGTACCCAGACGTCACCGTACTGACCACGACCACCAGACTGCTTGGCGTGCTTACCCTGAACCTCAGCTTTACCCTTGATTGACTCACGGAAGGCCACTTGTGGTTCACCAATGTTAGCTTCAACCTTGAACTCGCGCTTCATGCGGTCGATCAAGATGTCCAGGTGCAGCTCGCCCATTCCAGACATGATAGTCTGGCCAGTTTCTTCGTCAGTGTGAATGCGGAAGGTTGGGTCTTCCTCAGCCAATCGTTGCAAGGCCAATGCCATCTTCTCTTGGTCGGCCTTTGACTTTGGCTCAACGGCGATGGATACTGGTGGCTCTGGGAATTCAATGCTCTCCAGGGCAATTGGGTGCGCTGGATCAGTCAAGGTGTTACCAGTACCAGTGTTTTTCAAGCCAACCACCGCAGCGATGTCACCAGCAGCGATTTTGTCGATTTCCTCGCGCTTGTCGGCATGCATTCGGACGATACGACCAATGCGCTCTTTGTCGCCAGTCGTGGTATTCAGGACGTAGCTACCAGAGTTCAAAACACCTGAGTAAACGCGGATGAATATCAATTTACCAACAAATGGGTCGGTCGCAATCTTGAAGGCCAAGGCGCTCATCGGCTCCTTGTCGTCTGGTTTGCGGCTCACTTCGTCGCCAGTCTTTGGATTTTTACCCCAAATTTCGTCAACGTCCAACGGACTTGGTAAGTAGTCAACCATCAGGTCAAGCACCTTCTCGACGATGACACCACGACCGTCACCACCAGTGACCAAGAAGAAGTCACCAGCCAGCACGCGCTTACGCAAGGCAGACTTCAGCTCATCAATCGTGATAGCCTCTTCGCCCTGGTCGAGGAACTTCATCATCAATTCATCATCAGCTTCAACGGCATTTTCCACCAACAAACTGCGGGCGTTTTGGCATTTCTCCAGCATGTCAGCTGGGATTTCACCCTGCACCAACTCATGGTCAGAAAAGTCAGTATAGGTGTACGCCTTCATGTCGACGAGGTCAACCACACCATTGATAGTCTTTTCAAAACCAATTGGGATGTGAATTGGGAACGCTTGCTTGCTCAAACGGTTGTGAATTGATTCCAGAGATTTCCAGAAGTCACCACCAGTTTGGTTAATCTTGTTGATGAAGCAGATACGCGGCACACCATATTTGTCAGCCTGGCGCCACACGGTCTCAGACTGTGCCTCAACGCCCATCTTACCATCAAACACCGTCACTGCACCGTCGAGGACGCGGAGTGAACGCTCCACCTCGGCGGTAAAGTCGATGTGCCCTGGGGTGTCGATGATGTTGATCTTGTGACCCTTCCAGAAACAAGTCACCGCTGCCGAGGTGATGGTGATACCACGTTCTTTTTCCTGCGCCATCCAGTCAGTGGTAGCGCCGTCGCCGTCGCCTTTGACCACACCGATTTTGTGGGTCAAACCAGTGCGGTACAAAATACCCTCAGTTGTCGTCGTTTTACCGGCGTCAATATGGGCGATAATACCGATATTTCTAAAATTTTTCAGCGGAACATTCGTCTCTGCCATAATTTTCCTTTATATTACGTTAATTTGTCGAGATCTTTGGTCAATTTTTTGGCACCAAAAAACTACTCTTATTGCCAATTATACCAGATAGTCACAGAAAATAATAGCTCGATTTTATGGGTTAGTTCTCAAGACTTTCTTGGCAATAGCCCAGCAAGTCGTCCCAGTCCACTCCACCAGCATTAGCCTCGTGCCTCATCTTGTACGCGTCACACTCTTGCAATTTGAAATTAGCATTGCGGAGAAAGATGCCTAGACCTGTTTTAGTAAAGATTTGTCGATCAATTTGCGGGGTTGCTTCATCAATCCAGGATTCTACTATTTCTTGCGTAGCTGGGTCCATCAACGCCAGCCCATGACTGGAGAGTTCAAGATACCGCTCCGCCAGCTTGTGTAGTTCATTCATATCGCCCGGCTTATGCATTTGACTCTTCAAATCACTCGGTACTAAGTCCTTGGGAGATATGCCGGTATCGCGAAGCTGCTCTTTGCAAAGCCCCAGGCCGATAACTGCACCTTTGGCGGTCTCAATCATGACCTTTACCGGATCATGGAAAGGATTACCAGTGGATAGATCCCGTGGATTTATGATGACCCCCAGCCCTTTAGCTACCCTGCTCACCATTTCCTGCGCGCTATGTGGTTGTGCGATATCATCAAGAACATAACCTAACCCACTCTGACCTCTGTGGGTCTCCTCAAAAGTTGTTATCCTCTCCTGCATTCGCTGGGCGGCACCAGTAAAGTCAATATAGCAATTATGCTTTCGGTCAGGTGAAAATTGTTGCTCATTCATCTTTTGATAATATCATAATTAGACATAAAATGCAAATCCGCCCCCGATTACCTGGAGCGGATGATATCTTGCATGCTCAGATAATTAGCCGCGAGCAAAGTGCGCAAAGGCGCGGTTGGCTTCGGCCATCTTGTGAGTGTCCTCCTTCTTCTTGAAAGCAGCACCGGCTTCGTTGTAAGCGTCAACGATTTCCAATGCCAAACGCTGTGAGTATGGCATACCGCTACGAGCGCGAGCTGATTGTACCAGCCAGCTAAACGCGTAGTGTAGCTGCCGGTGTCCCTGAACTGGGAACGGAATCTGGTAGTTCGCACCACCGACGCGGCGGCTCTTCACCTCAAAGTTTGGGCTAACGTTTTTCAATGCTTTTTCAAACACTGCCAACGGATCTTCTGAATCCAATTTCTTCGCAGCAGTTTCCAGGGCGGTGTAAACAGCACGCTCAGCTGCCAATTTCTTACCGTCCAGCATTGACTTGTTGATCAAGCGCTGCACCAACACGCTTTGGTAGCGGCGGTCAGGCTTAAGTTCACGTTGTAGTTTTTTGGTAACTTTACGAGGCATGATTACTTATCCCCTTTCTTGGTACCGTACTTCGAACGGCCCCGCTTGCGGTTGTTAACACCTTGAAGGTCCAACGCACCGCGTACGATGTGATAGCGCACACCTGGAAGGTCAGGCACACGACCACCGCGGATCAAGACCACAGCGTGCTCCTGCAAGTTGTGACCCTCACCACCAATGTAGGCCC harbors:
- the rpsG gene encoding 30S ribosomal protein S7 — translated: MPRKVTKKLQRELKPDRRYQSVLVQRLINKSMLDGKKLAAERAVYTALETAAKKLDSEDPLAVFEKALKNVSPNFEVKSRRVGGANYQIPFPVQGHRQLHYAFSWLVQSARARSGMPYSQRLALEIVDAYNEAGAAFKKKEDTHKMAEANRAFAHFARG
- the fusA gene encoding elongation factor G, with the protein product MAETNVPLKNFRNIGIIAHIDAGKTTTTEGILYRTGLTHKIGVVKGDGDGATTDWMAQEKERGITITSAAVTCFWKGHKINIIDTPGHIDFTAEVERSLRVLDGAVTVFDGKMGVEAQSETVWRQADKYGVPRICFINKINQTGGDFWKSLESIHNRLSKQAFPIHIPIGFEKTINGVVDLVDMKAYTYTDFSDHELVQGEIPADMLEKCQNARSLLVENAVEADDELMMKFLDQGEEAITIDELKSALRKRVLAGDFFLVTGGDGRGVIVEKVLDLMVDYLPSPLDVDEIWGKNPKTGDEVSRKPDDKEPMSALAFKIATDPFVGKLIFIRVYSGVLNSGSYVLNTTTGDKERIGRIVRMHADKREEIDKIAAGDIAAVVGLKNTGTGNTLTDPAHPIALESIEFPEPPVSIAVEPKSKADQEKMALALQRLAEEDPTFRIHTDEETGQTIMSGMGELHLDILIDRMKREFKVEANIGEPQVAFRESIKGKAEVQGKHAKQSGGRGQYGDVWVRFEPNEAGKGFEFVDEIKGGVVPQEYRPAVMKGIRETLEGGVIAGYPVVDVKATLYDGSYHDVDSSELAFSLAGSLAAREGIKQATPILLEPVMKVEVTTPEEFMGDIIGDLNSRRGRIDTMEDLMGGAKLVKAFVPLANMFGYTSDIRSMSQGRAASTMELAQYEEVPPNVAQEIIEKRNK
- a CDS encoding threonine/serine ThrE exporter family protein, encoding MNRINKKVPEILLQSLGKIARLPLPIPAQVIEKIDESLTPNMRALRLVLTISEKLLSMGVSARDVVHMMLGITKTYCKQPVHMDISSTLITVSQDRGINREPLTLIRAITLVDVNYQTIQALQTLSREIRYQHIHLSEAEERLEKIINPEKRHPRSLVALSGGALSAGVVVMYGGSLQMALLAMAVGTLSTAAMRLLWRFGVSVFFTQIIMSLCITLIATAVVCVNTKFNLAFNPTLIVIGGIVLLVAGMMIVGAFQDAIDEYYVTANARLLRVLMATGGIVVGVAIGLHIATRLGISFPTTPDRLTLVDNYTQYIGAAVIASAFVIGNHAPFFGTILAGIVGASGWGLFQLLTDAGWDVLLASGAAAAAIGLVATFMSRLWRIPSLAIIGAGIVPLVPGLSLYNGLMGIISQAPSDPGYVVALASLARAVMIGFAVAVGASFGNAIGRPIRSQIRKLFVGIPTTAE